The Glycine max cultivar Williams 82 chromosome 12, Glycine_max_v4.0, whole genome shotgun sequence genome window below encodes:
- the LOC100783693 gene encoding purple acid phosphatase 2-like (The RefSeq protein has 1 substitution compared to this genomic sequence), whose protein sequence is MPLHSDVFVAPSGYNAPQQVHITQGDQVGRAMIVSWVTVDEPGKSLVHYWSDASQHKRVAKGNHVTYRYFNYSSGFIHHCTLRDLEFNTKYYYEVGIGHTTRQFWFVTPPEVHPDAPYTFGLIGDLGQTFDSNKTLVHYESNPHKGQAVLYVGDLSYADNHPNHDNVRWDTWGRFVERSTAYQPWIWTTGNHELDYAPEIDETEPFKPFRHRYYVPYKASGSTEPFWYSVKIASAHIIVLASYSAYGKYTPQYEWLEAELPKVDRTKTPWLIVLVHSPWYNSYNYHYMEGETMKVMFEPWFVKYKVDVVFAGHVHAYERSERISNTGYNITNGRCRPLKDQSAPVYINIGDGGNIEGLASNMTNPQPEYSAYREASFGHAILEIKNRTHAHYSWHRNEDEYAVTADSMWFFNRYWHPVDDSTTK, encoded by the exons ATGCCCCTTCATAGTGATGTATTTGTTGCCCCTTCTGGCTATAATGCTCCTCAGCAG gttcATATAACACAAGGTGACCAAGTGGGAAGGGCCATGATCGTGTCATGGGTGACTGTGGACGAACCAGGAAAGAGTCTAGTGCATTACTGGAGTGACGCCAGCCAGCACAAGAGAGTGGCCAAGGGAAATCATGTCACATATAGATACTTCAATTATTCTTCTGGTTTTATACATCACTGCACCCTTAGAGATTTAGAG TTTaacacaaaatattattatgaagTTGGAATTGGGCATACTACtaggcaattttggtttgtgaCTCCTCCTGAAGTTCACCCTGATGCGCCTTATACATTTGGTCTCATTG GTGATCTGGGTCAAACTTTTGATTCAAACAAGACCCTTGTTCACTATGAATCAAACCCTCACAAAGGACAAGCTGTGTTGTATGTTGGAGACCTCTCTTATGCAGATAATCACCCAAATCATGATAACGTTAGGTGGGATACGTGGGGAAGATTCGTAGAAAGAAGTACTGCTTATCAACCTTGGATATGGACTACAGGGAACCATGAACTTGACTATGCTCCTGAAATT GATGAAACAGAACCTTTCAAGCCTTTCCGCCACCGTTACTATGTGCCTTACAAAGCATCCGGAAGTACTGAACCCTTTTGGTATTCTGTCAAGATAGCTTCGGCACACATCATAGTTTTGGCTTCATATTCAGCTTATG GCAAATATACTCCCCAATATGAATGGCTTGAGGCAGAGCTACCAAAGGTTGATAGAACCAAGACCCCTTGGTTGATTGTTCTTGTGCATTCTCCATGGTATAATAGTTACAACTATCATTACATGGAAGGGGAAACCATGAGGGTAATGTTTGAGCCTTGGTTTGTGAAGTACAAGGTTGATGTTGTGTTTGCTGGTCACGTCCATGCCTATGAACGAAGT GAACGAATCTCCAACACTGGATACAACATTACCAATGGTCGATGCAGGCCTTTGAAGGACCAGTCAGCTCCTGTATACATAAACATTGGTGATGGAGGGAACATTGAAGGCTTGGCAAGCAA CATGACAAATCCACAGCCCGAGTATTCTGCATACAGGGAAGCAAGTTTTGGGCAtgccattttggaaataaagaACAGAACACATGCTCACTATAGCTGGCACCGAAATGAAGATGAATATGCTGTTACAGCTGACTCTATGTGGTTTTTCAACAGATACTGGCATCCTGTTGATGACTCCACAACCAAGTGA